The following proteins come from a genomic window of Miscanthus floridulus cultivar M001 chromosome 2, ASM1932011v1, whole genome shotgun sequence:
- the LOC136522312 gene encoding LOW QUALITY PROTEIN: methyl-CpG-binding domain-containing protein 11-like (The sequence of the model RefSeq protein was modified relative to this genomic sequence to represent the inferred CDS: inserted 2 bases in 1 codon; substituted 1 base at 1 genomic stop codon), with translation MRFSATFSVPPFAPRSRTXXHLLHPVHDPDTSRAPHGSAGRLSRAHPPGPGALPVAHAVCVAETLGGAGHQEGRYFCRPRGPPVPSPTHPIPQFSISLCELRQREREEETRNPASGMATGEEAAAAAAVQETPEKKEPSTTELPAPSGWTKKLAPTRGGRFEVIFVSPTGEEVKSKRQLTQYLKAHPGGPASSEFDWGTSDTPRRSARLSEKVKATESPEGQKTPKRGRSSSKKGKKEEKEDANEVGEDGASEEGKGTDVEMKDAENAEDKKKQAPSADAAEKTEEGEDKKEEAPAVDAAEKTEEGEDKKEEAPAVDAAEKTEEGEDKKEEAPAVDAAEKTGEKEVAPAVDAAEKTEQNTEGQAQPNNVAAPESENKGDGKPAESESAPPAIVDEEKKEEKTENGQAAESAVPSVASSEGEKKENGGATEPAAPLVSETKADAPPAEAEKGAENSGQVNTSPQEPTAANCDKKGQIQPGASAVRCT, from the exons ATGCGGTTTTCTGCCACCTTCTCGGTCCCGCCGTTTGCTCCCCGCAGCCGCAC ATAGCATCTCCTGCACCCGGTCCATGATCCCGACACCTCTCGAGCTCCGCACGGATCTGCCGGCAGGCTCTCACGAGCACATCCACCGGGTCCAGGTGCGCTCCCGGTCGCTCACGCCGTCTGCGTGGCCGAGACACTTGGGGGCGCAGGCCACCAGGAGGGCCGTTATTTCTGCCGTCCCCGCGGCCCCCCCGTTCCAAGTCCAACCCACCCCATTCCCCAATTCAGCATCAGCCTTTGCGAATTGCGACAGCGAGAGCGGGAAGAGGAGACTCGAAACCCGGCGAGCGGTATGGCTAccggcgaggaggcggcggcggcagcggcggtccAGGAGACGCCGGAGAAGAAGGAGCCCAGCACAACCGAGCTCCCCGCACCCTCAGGCTGGACGAAGAAG CTTGCCCCAACTCGAGGTGGACGATTTGAGGTTATTTTTGTTTCCCCAACTGGTGAGGAAGTTAAGAGCAAGAGACAGCTGACCCAGTACCTGAAAGCTCATCCTGGAGGCCCTGCATCTTCAGAGTTTGATTGGGGAACCA GTGATACTCCCAGACGCTCAGCACGCTTAAGCGAGAAGGTCAAGGCAACTGAGAGCCCGGAGGGTCAGAAGACCCCTAAACGGGGAAGATCAAGCTCTAAGAAGGGCAAAAAGGAGGAAAAAGAAGATGcaaatgaggttggagaagatggTGCTTCGGAGGAAGGTAAAGGTACCGATGTGGAGATGAAAGATGCTGAAAATGCTGaagacaagaagaaacaggccCCAAGTGCAGATGCTGCAGAGAAGACCGAGGAAGGTGAAGATAAGAAAGAGGAGGCCCCTGCTGTAGATGCAGCAGAGAAGACCGAGGAAGGTGAAGATAAGAAAGAGGAGGCCCCTGCTGTAGATGCAGCAGAGAAGACTGAGGAAGGTGAAGATAAGAAAGAGGAGGCCCCTGCTGTAGATGCAGCAGAGAAGACTGGTGAGAAAGAGGTGGCCCCTGCTGTAGATGCAGCTGAGAAGACTGAACAAAACACCGAAGGCCAAGCACAGCCTAATAATGTTGCTGCCCCAGAATCTGAGAATAAAGGAGACGGAAAGCCAGCTGAGTCCGAATCAGCTCCCCCTGCAATTGTtgatgaagagaagaaagaggagaagaccgaGAATGGTCAGGCAGCTGAATCTGCGGTGCCTTCCGTGGCATCTTCAGAGGGAGAGAAGAAAGAGAATGGAGGTGCCACTGAACCAGCAGCCCCGCTTGTGTCTGAGACAAAGGCAGATGCTCCTCCAGCTGAGGCAGAAAAGGGGGCCGAGAATTCAGGCCAGGTGAACACTTCCCCCCAAGAACCGACGGCAGCGAACTGCGACAAGAAGGGGCAGATCCAACCTGGTGCCTCTGCTGTGAGGTGCACATAA